One window from the genome of Kryptolebias marmoratus isolate JLee-2015 linkage group LG1, ASM164957v2, whole genome shotgun sequence encodes:
- the LOC108236485 gene encoding immediate early response gene 5-like protein: MECAFDAQNLISISLRKIQSSRTQRGGIKLHKNLLVTYVLRNARQFYMSKNSSQTQRTPPYEDAAAVRERHDCLELTGSFAELADDFYCNFAGLESGAWHCGAHQPAGHPADAAHQDAAACAMAPPPLPPPPSDSDLLVSEACWSCSDKSAWELTVPGTQANQKTVLDLDTHVVTTVTNGYFHSDCCAQPRQPQGAQGYSKKRRLDPSCYLVDPEFYLPDFGAVPCKRMRSEEDFHAESEQLDSANISNLISVLGSGGLSEFVSWQQTDLEQIFATQTICLKHTLLAGSGWTRAIEAF, from the coding sequence ATGGAGTGTGCATTTGACGCACAGAATCTGATCTCCATTTCTTTGAGGAAAATCCAGAGCTCCAGGACGCAGAGAGGAGGCATCAAGCTCCACAAGAACTTGCTGGTAACGTACGTCCTCAGGAACGCCAGGCAGTTCTACATGAGCAAAAACTCGTCGCAGACCCAGAGGACGCCTCCGTACGAGGACGCCGCGGCCGTACGCGAGAGGCACGACTGTCTGGAGCTGACAGGCAGCTTCGCGGAGTTGGCCGATGACTTCTACTGCAACTTTGCCGGGCTCGAGTCGGGCGCGTGGCACTGCGGCGCGCACCAGCCCGCCGGCCACCCCGCGGACGCGGCGCACCAAGACGCGGCAGCCTGCGCCATGGCTCCGCCGCCGCTTCCGCCGCCGCCGAGCGACTCCGATCTGCTGGTGTCGGAAGCGTGCTGGAGCTGCTCGGACAAGTCGGCGTGGGAGCTGACGGTCCCGGGCACGCAGGCCAACCAAAAGACGGTGCTGGACCTGGACACTCATGTGGTGACGACCGTCACGAACGGATACTTCCACTCGGACTGTTGCGCGCAGCCCAGACAGCCGCAGGGCGCGCAGGGCTACTCCAAAAAGCGCAGGCTGGACCCAAGTTGTTACCTTGTTGACCCGGAGTTTTATTTGCCGGACTTTGGGGCAGTGCCGTGCAAGAGGATGAGGAGCGAGGAGGACTTCCACGCGGAGTCGGAGCAGTTGGACAGCGCAAACATCTCCAACCTGATCTCGGTGCTGGGATCAGGTGGACTGTCGGAGTTTGTGAGTTGGCAGCAGACGGACCTTGAGCAAATATTCGCCACTCAAACAATTTgcctaaaacacacactgttAGCAGGCAGTGGTTGGACCAGAGCGATCGAGGCATTTTGA